DNA from Caldilineales bacterium:
GCCCCGCCTCGACCTCGATCGACTGCACCCGCGTCTGGGTCAGGAAGCGCGCCCCGCCCGCTTTGGCTCCGGCCGCGAGGGCGAAGGTGAGGCCGTTCGGGTCGATGAAGCCGTCCGTCGGCAGGTAGACGGCCCCCTCCACGTCGTCCAAGACCATGATCGGGAACAGGTTTTGCGCTTCTTGCGGCCCGATCAGTTCCAGCGGCAGCCCGAACGAGCGCGACAGCGCCACCTGCCGCTTGAGTTCGACCAGCCGTTTGGGCGAGGAGGCCAGTCTCAGGCTCCCTACCTCGCGCCAGCCCGGATCGACGCCGGTTTCGTCCTTCAGACGGCGATAGAGGTCGGTGCTGTAGCGAATGAGTTTGGTCAGATTGACATCCGTTCGCAGCGTCCCCACCAGCCCGGCCGAGTGGAAGGTGGAGCCGCTGGTCAGTTCGTTGCGTTCGAGTACGACGACATCGCGCCAGCCCATTTGCGTGAGGTGATAGGCGATGCTGGCGCCGCCGACGCCGCCGCCGATGATGACGACCTGCGCCTGGGTGGGGAAAGAGTTGTCGGGCATAGTGGCTCCTGAATAACAAAACAGCACCGGGGAAGACGGAGGAAAACACAAAGGCCCAAAAGCCACAAAGATGACACAAAGATGACGATAAACATCATCACTTTGTGTTTTCTTCGTGCACTTCGTGTCTTTGTGTAAAACACGGGTGCAATATCATCAATCATCCGCGTACCAAATCACGATAAAACCAGCCAGCCGGAGAAGCGCGGATCGGCGAAGGCGGCGGCGGCGCGGGCGTACCACTGCTCGGCATAGCCGGCGAAATCCTCGTCCAGGGTCGAAATCCCGGTCTGAACCGTGCCCCAGAGCGCCTCGCGCAGATCCGAAAGCGGCTCCATCAGCTTTAGGCGGGCAAAACGGCGCTCGCTGGCCTGGCCATAATAGGCGCCGAGCAAGAAGCGAACCTGGTCATCATCGAGCGAATGGTGGTGCGAGAAATTCGCCAGGTCGAAGGTCTCATCGCCCATCCCGGCGTATTCCCAGTCCAGGATGACCAGCTTGCCGCCGGCATTCAGGAAATTGGCGGTGAGAAGGTCATTGTGGCACGGCCGGGGCAGGTACGGCTGGCGGGCGAAGGCCGCTTCCACTGCCCGCACTTGCTCCATTAGCCAGTCGAAGTCGACAGGGAAAAGGCCACTGTGCTCTCGCCCTACCCTTGTCAGTGAAGCGATGACCTCGAAAATATCGAAGCGGCTGACGAGCAGGGGGCCGCGGGTGTGATAGCGGTGGAGCGAGGCGGCAACCTGGGCCAGCCACCGCTCCTCGCTCATCGCCTCGGCCGGGATCGGCTCACCCTCGATGAAGCGCGTCACCAGGCAGCCCTCCGGCTCGATGAAGTACACCGCCTCGGGCGCTAGGCCCAACTCGGCCGCCGCCTTGTTCGCCGCCCATTCGCTGGGCCGGTGGATGCCCAGCAGCTCGGTGTTTTCACCGCTCAGCCGCAGCACGAACGACTCACCATCCACGTCCATCCGATAGTTGCGGTTTGTGATCCCGCCTGTGAGCGGTTTGGGGTCGAGATCGGTGCGATCTCGCCACATGGGCACGCGCTTCAGCGCCTCTTCGAGGGTCAGGGACATGGTTCACCCTCGCAGGGCGGCGTCGACTTCATCCAGGTGTTCGTTGCGATGGGCGGCCCGCACCACCCAGCGCGGGTAGAAATCATGGACGATTTGCAGCAGCGCCGGAGGATAGCTCTCCAGGCGGGCATCCAGCGCCTCGGCCGATTCGATGGCGATGCGTGCAGCCTGCCGCGGGGGGATGGCCGCCCACAGCGGCAACGAATAGTCGTTGACGACGACATCGATGTCGGGCGCAACCAGTTCGCCGACTTCCTCGGTGGCGTCGAGGGCGTGCAGCGCCCGCCGGTCCCAAAAGGCCAGGTGGGCGAGGGTGATGGCGACGGTCCAGTGTTCGCCGACCGGGTGCAGCAATTCCTCGTCGCTCAGCCGTTCGGCCAGGGAGTGGATGCGGGCGGTGGAAGTGCGATTTTGCTCGACATAAGATGGATCTATGGTCATTGAAGATGCTCCTGGAGAGGAAAGGTACACAGCCAGCATGGATTCTAAACGAATATGCGACCCCAGCCAATTCGCTCGTTTGACAGGGCGCCAAATGGCCTGGTAGAATGCATTGTTATTCAATAGCTGTATATTCAGATAATGAGTATTTGTGATGAGAGTAGCCGCCGTTTCTGCTTTCGGTATCGAACACGCCCTCCTTGGCTTTGTCCATGAACGCCCGGTTCATGGCTACGAGCTTTATCAGCAGCTATCTGCCCCTTCCGGTTTGTGGCAGGTCTGGCGGCTGAAACAGAGCCATCTCTATGCTCTACTGGCCAGGCTTGTGGAGCAGGGCTATCTCACGGCCACGGTGCAAGTGCAGGAGACCCGCCCTTCGCGCAAGGTCTATACCCTTACTGACGACGGGCGGGTGGCGTTCCAGCAGTGGCTGCAAGACCCGGTTGGGCATGGCCGGCAAATGCGATTCGAGTTTCTGGCCAAGCTCTATTGGGCCTACCGTCAGGCGCCGGAGGCGGCGCTTGCCCTGATCGACAAGCAGTATGAGGTATGCCAGTTCTGGTCAGCGTCATTGAGCGATGGTATGGAATCGGCGTCAGGCGGGCAGGGGGCGCCCTATTTTTCCTATGCCGTTCACCAGTTTCGGGTGAACCAGATCGAGTCGTTTCTCGGTTGGCTGGCTGCTTGCCGCCAGGCGCTGACGGCATCGTCGGCATGAAGACATCACCATCACGCTTCTACCATCGGGCGACTTCAATGCGTCGGTTTTACCACTTCTTCATCCTTGTGGCTGCTGTACTGGCTGTTTCTGGATGTGCAGCACCTGCGGCTGCCACCCAGCTGCCCCTCCCGACCCCAGTCGCGACTGCCGCAGAAGCGTCCACGCTCACTATCTTTGCAGCCGCCTCGTTGACAGACGCCTTTAACGAACTCGGACAGAACTTCACCACCGCTCACCCTGGCGTAGAAGTCGTCTTCAACTTCGCCGGCTCCAACCAACTGGCTACGCAGATCGGCGAAGGCGCGCCGGCGGATGTCTTTGCATCGGCGAACGCTGCGCAAATGAGCGCCGCCATCGATAGCGGTCGTATCGTGACGGGCACGCAGCTGACTTTTGTCGGCAATCGGCTGGTGGTCGTGATGCCCAGCGACAATCCCTCCGGGCTGACGGAGCTGCAAGATTTGGCGAAGCCGAGGCTAAAGATCGTTTTGGCCGCCAAAGAAGTGCCAGTCGGCCAATATGCGTTGGATTTCCTCGACAAGGCCGAGGCCGATGGCAGCCTGGGCGCCGGCTACAAAGACAAAGTCCTGGCTAATGTGGTCTCGTACGAGGAAAACGTGCGTGGGGTGTTGACGAAGGTCGCGCTGGGTGAAGCCGACGCTGGCATCGTCTACACCTCGGATGTGGCATCGGCCCCAGAGAAAGTCACGGAAATCGAGATCCCCGACCAGCTCAATACGATTGCCAAGTATCCCATTGCGCCGCTGCACGACAGCGCTCAATTGGAACTGGCGCAGCAGTTCGTCGACTACGTGCTTTCTGCCGATGGGCAACAGGTGCTGGCGAAGTATGGCTTCATCCCCGTCAAGTGATCCGGCCAGCGCCTTGTTCGCGGGCCTGACGCCTATGAGGTCGCGCCAACGATGGAATTGACCTTGCCGCGCGCGGCCGAGCGACGAAGCGGTCTGCAAAGGGGCAGACGCGAAACGCTCGGTCTCATGCTCCTGGCGCTGCCGATGCTGCTGTTTCTCGGCTTGCCGCTGTTGGCTCTGGTCTTCCGCCTTCGTCCCCTGTCACTGGTCGAGAGCCTCAGCAATGCTGCTGTTGCTCAGGCTCTCTATCTCAGCCTGACGACCACCGCCCTCAGCACCGTCGTTGCCGTCGTCTTCGGCACGCCGTTGGCCTATTTGCTGGCGCGGCGCGATTTTCGCGGGCGGGCAATCGTCGATACGCTGGTCGATCTGCCAATGGTGCTGCCGCCTTCGGTGGCTGGCATCGCTTTGCTGATCGCCTTTGGTCGGCGCGGGCTTGTGGGCGGGTATCTTGACACGATTGGTCTCAGTCTTGCCTTTAGCCAGACGGCTGTGGTGATGGCGCAGGTCTTCGTGGCGGCGCCTTTCTTCATCAAGGCTGCTGTGTCTGGTTTTGCCGGCGTCGATCGCGATCTCGAGCAGGCCGCGGCCATCGATGGCGCCGGCAGTTGGCGCATTTTCCGCCACATCACCACACCCCTGGCCTGGACCGTCCTGCTCGGTGGTATGATGATGACCTGGGCGCGGGCATTGGGTGAATTTGGCGCCACCATCATTTTTGCCGGCAATCTGCCCGGTCGCACCCAGACCATGCCCCTTGCCATCTATCTTGGCTACGAACTGAACCTGAATGTAGCGTTGACGCTGTCCGTGATCCTGATGGCAACGTCGTTTCTGGTGCTTTTCGTCGTCAAGCGGCTTTTGCGGCAGCGGCTTGGCGTCGTTTGAATTCAGGCCTGTCAGCGGCGGTTCTGGATGGCGGCAACGGCGGCGCCAATCCCATCTTCCCGTCGGATACGCGCACCTAGCTCAGCCGCGCGCTTGCGCATGGCCTGGTCACTTGTCGCGGATTCGATTGTCTGCGTCAGACGGTCGGCGGTTAGCTGGGATCGAGGGATGGGCGCTGGCCCGACCCCCAGTTCCTGCACCCGGCCGCCCCAGAATGGCTGATCGCCGAAGAAGGGGATGATGACGGAGGGGACGCCGGCGCGCAGACCGGCGGCGGTGGCGCCGGCGCCGCCGTGGTGGACGACCGCCGCCATGCGCGGGAACAGCCAGGTGTGGGGGATGGAGTCGATGAAGATCACGTCAGCCGGACCGGGCGAGGAGACGGGCGAGGAGACGGGCGAGGAGACCTCGCCCCTACGCAGGTTGGCCCATCCCGATTGGATGACGCCGCGCAATTTGGTCTGCGCCAGCGCCCGCATGACGAGATCGGCTGTCTCCTGCGGTTTGCGCTGGGTCATGCTGCCAAAGCCGATGAACACCGGCGGCGGGCCTTGCTCCAAGAAGTTCACCAGTTCGGCGGGCGGGTTCCACTCGGCTTCCGCCTCCAGGACCCAGTAGCCGGTGACATGGACGTCTGCGCCCCAGTCGGCCGGTTTGGGGACGACGGCCGGGCTGAACCCGTACAGCGTGGGCGAGCGACGCAGCCGGTCATCGCCAAACGGCCCCCAGAACGAAGCCGGGGCCAGGCCCAACACCTGTTGGCGCATCGACGCGTCGGCGGAGCGGAACGGCTGCCACATCATCTGGCGGGTGAGGTGGTGCGAGAGGCGATTGACGGCGCCGCCGAGCCGGGGCAACGATGAGGGGGCGAGGGCGCCGGGAAAGTCGGCCGTGGGGGTGAAAGGTGTGACATGCGCCTGGATGAAGGCAGTGTCCAGTTTCTCGGCCAGGGCCAGGCCCACGAACAGCCCGCCGATGCCGGCGATCAGCGTGTCCATGCCCCGGCAGCCATCCAGCCCCTCTTGCGCCCAAAGCAGGGTGGCTTGCTGGGCCTGTTTGGCCATCTCGCGGCTGATGGCCAGGAAATTCCCTTTCTCGACCAGCGCCCGCATTTCCTCGGTCTCGGCCACGTCCTGCACGTTGCCCGACACCGGCCAGAACTCAAGCCCCTGCGCCTGCACCAACCCGGCGTAGTTCTCGTGCGTGATGATCCGCACCATGTGCCCGGCCCGGTGCAGCCCTGCCCCCAGGGCGACATAAGGTTGCACGTCTCCCCGGCTGCCCAGGGCGATGAGAGCAATGCGCATCAGTCGCTCACCCTGCCTCGAAAGCCCGTCGCAGCCCGGCGATTTCCAATTTGCCCATCTTCAGCGGTTCGCCCAGCCCGGCCTCGCCATAGCGCGAGGTGTCACCGATCTTCGAGTTTTTGAAGATCGAGGTGTAGAAATACATGGCCTCTTCGGCCTGATGGTCGAACCACAAACAGGGGGTCATGGGGTTTCGTTCCTTGAGAACAGATTTTGCAGTGGGCGGGGATTGTACCACATTCGACCTGCATCCTGACCAGGCCGCCGCCAACCGTCCTCCGGCAGCGTCTTGACCCCCTCCAGCCGGCGTCGCACCGATTGCACCAGCCTTCAACCTATGCACCGCGC
Protein-coding regions in this window:
- a CDS encoding PadR family transcriptional regulator, yielding MRVAAVSAFGIEHALLGFVHERPVHGYELYQQLSAPSGLWQVWRLKQSHLYALLARLVEQGYLTATVQVQETRPSRKVYTLTDDGRVAFQQWLQDPVGHGRQMRFEFLAKLYWAYRQAPEAALALIDKQYEVCQFWSASLSDGMESASGGQGAPYFSYAVHQFRVNQIESFLGWLAACRQALTASSA
- a CDS encoding VOC family protein, with protein sequence MTPCLWFDHQAEEAMYFYTSIFKNSKIGDTSRYGEAGLGEPLKMGKLEIAGLRRAFEAG
- the modA gene encoding molybdate ABC transporter substrate-binding protein; its protein translation is MKTSPSRFYHRATSMRRFYHFFILVAAVLAVSGCAAPAAATQLPLPTPVATAAEASTLTIFAAASLTDAFNELGQNFTTAHPGVEVVFNFAGSNQLATQIGEGAPADVFASANAAQMSAAIDSGRIVTGTQLTFVGNRLVVVMPSDNPSGLTELQDLAKPRLKIVLAAKEVPVGQYALDFLDKAEADGSLGAGYKDKVLANVVSYEENVRGVLTKVALGEADAGIVYTSDVASAPEKVTEIEIPDQLNTIAKYPIAPLHDSAQLELAQQFVDYVLSADGQQVLAKYGFIPVK
- a CDS encoding phosphotransferase translates to MSLTLEEALKRVPMWRDRTDLDPKPLTGGITNRNYRMDVDGESFVLRLSGENTELLGIHRPSEWAANKAAAELGLAPEAVYFIEPEGCLVTRFIEGEPIPAEAMSEERWLAQVAASLHRYHTRGPLLVSRFDIFEVIASLTRVGREHSGLFPVDFDWLMEQVRAVEAAFARQPYLPRPCHNDLLTANFLNAGGKLVILDWEYAGMGDETFDLANFSHHHSLDDDQVRFLLGAYYGQASERRFARLKLMEPLSDLREALWGTVQTGISTLDEDFAGYAEQWYARAAAAFADPRFSGWLVLS
- a CDS encoding glycosyltransferase; its protein translation is MRIALIALGSRGDVQPYVALGAGLHRAGHMVRIITHENYAGLVQAQGLEFWPVSGNVQDVAETEEMRALVEKGNFLAISREMAKQAQQATLLWAQEGLDGCRGMDTLIAGIGGLFVGLALAEKLDTAFIQAHVTPFTPTADFPGALAPSSLPRLGGAVNRLSHHLTRQMMWQPFRSADASMRQQVLGLAPASFWGPFGDDRLRRSPTLYGFSPAVVPKPADWGADVHVTGYWVLEAEAEWNPPAELVNFLEQGPPPVFIGFGSMTQRKPQETADLVMRALAQTKLRGVIQSGWANLRRGEVSSPVSSPVSSPGPADVIFIDSIPHTWLFPRMAAVVHHGGAGATAAGLRAGVPSVIIPFFGDQPFWGGRVQELGVGPAPIPRSQLTADRLTQTIESATSDQAMRKRAAELGARIRREDGIGAAVAAIQNRR
- a CDS encoding ABC transporter permease; this translates as MELTLPRAAERRSGLQRGRRETLGLMLLALPMLLFLGLPLLALVFRLRPLSLVESLSNAAVAQALYLSLTTTALSTVVAVVFGTPLAYLLARRDFRGRAIVDTLVDLPMVLPPSVAGIALLIAFGRRGLVGGYLDTIGLSLAFSQTAVVMAQVFVAAPFFIKAAVSGFAGVDRDLEQAAAIDGAGSWRIFRHITTPLAWTVLLGGMMMTWARALGEFGATIIFAGNLPGRTQTMPLAIYLGYELNLNVALTLSVILMATSFLVLFVVKRLLRQRLGVV
- a CDS encoding maleylpyruvate isomerase N-terminal domain-containing protein, which produces MTIDPSYVEQNRTSTARIHSLAERLSDEELLHPVGEHWTVAITLAHLAFWDRRALHALDATEEVGELVAPDIDVVVNDYSLPLWAAIPPRQAARIAIESAEALDARLESYPPALLQIVHDFYPRWVVRAAHRNEHLDEVDAALRG